A window of Canis lupus baileyi chromosome 3, mCanLup2.hap1, whole genome shotgun sequence genomic DNA:
TCTTCTCAAAGAGCACTTGGATTTCCACTGGGGGTGTGATCCCTCTTCTGCACCTGCCCAGGGTGAGCACATGACCTGAACAGGGCCAGAGGACTCCACCCCTTGGTCCAGTGACTGGTTCCCAGATGGGCATGTGACTTGAGCCAGGCCAATGAGCCTTGAAGTCAAGACACCTGGAGAAGAGATAGCCAACTTCCTCCTGGGAGGGTGAGAGCCTGCTGTCCTCCTTGGACTGAGTAGAAGGGTTAGCTAGCATCAGAGCCACCCCCTAGAGTGCTCCTGTGACACTCTGGGCTTCCAGGGCCCATGCCCATCAGGCCACCTCCGGGCCCACACAACACAGTATACATACCTTGTAGGGCCCACATGTTATAAGATGCCAGGTGACTGATGAGCACTTCTCGAGTCCTGGCTGGGATGCTGGGCCCCATTATGCTGGTAGAAGAGCCGATCTCCACATCATATCTGAAAGGAAAAGGCTTCAGCATGTCCCTATCGTGCCATGTGGCCCAGCTTTTGCCTGGAAGCAAAGTCCTCAACTGTTGAGCATGCATATGCTCCGTGAAGGCTAGTCTTAGGAATTCTGGGAGCAGCTGCTGTGGTCAGTGGCCTCCTGACCTAATCATTTCGTGTCACTCCAGAGCTCTGCACTCATCACCCCATGTAGATGCCTGAAATTCTGACTCGTTTGCCTAGAATCTCTTTCAGAAGCATGGGATGCttgttttttgtatcttttaagaatttttttcatatttgagaccacaaaagatttctttaaaaggttattttcctggggcacctgagtggctcagtcagttaagcatctaacttgatttcaactcaggtcatgatctcaggatggtgagatcaagccccgtgtcaggctcctcactgggcgTGGAggttgcttaagattctttctctttttctttctctctccttctgtctctccccctccctctctaaaaaatttaaaaataaattaaaaaaacaaaacttatactccttgaggtgcctgggtggctcagttggttacacatctgactggatttcagctcaggtcaagatgtcagggttgtgagactgagccctgcatcaggctctgcacggggcatggagcatgcttaagagtatctctctctctcattggtgaggatttggagaaagggaaaccctcttataCTGCTAGAGGGAATGCAAGCtagtatagccactctggaaaacagtatggaacttcctcaaaaagctgaaaatagagctcccctatgacccagcaattacactactaggtatttaccccaaagatacaaatatagtgatcccAAGGGGAACCTGcatcctaatgtttatagcagcaatgtccacaatagccatactatggaaagagcccagatgtccaacaacagatgaatggataaagaggatgtggtgtatatatatacacaatggaatatacactcagccatcaaaaaatgaaatcttgccatttgcaatgacatggatggaaccagagggtattatgctaagtgaaataagtcaatcagagaaagacaattatcatatgatctcactcatagtggaatttaagaaacaggatcataggggaagggagggaaaaataaaacaagacaaaatcagagagggagacaagccagaAGAGACTCAACCATAGGATActaactgagggttgctggaggagaggaggtagggggatggggtcactgggtgacaaGCATTAAAGAAAggacatgatgtaatgagcactgggttttataagactgatgaatcactgatttctacctctgaaactagcaATTcaatatgttaattgaatttaaattaaaaaaagattctcccctcctctgccccttccctctcttaaaaaattatattctttacaatagtatttttttaaaagattttatttatttattcatgaaatacacagagagagaggtagagacataggcagagggagaagcaggctccctgcgggaacctggaatcaggacctgagccaaaggcagacgttcaaccactgagccacccaggtgcccctacaatagtattttttaaaatatttttttttaagtaatctctgcacccaagacggggcttgaacccacaatcccgagatcaagagttgcacaccctatggactgagccagccaggcaccccaaattttcCTTACAATAATCTTTGCATGTGTCCTGTACCATTCaatcattttttcaaatatttatcaagcctATACGGTATACAAGCCTTTGTTCTTGGTCTGGGACACAAGCTGGCTTCAGAAGCGATACATTTTCAAGAGCAATAATAACTatataaaagacaagaaaagcaattttttttcatttttttttcctacgtAGCTCATTTTTCCTGTTGGTTTAGAAACACTCTTTCTGAAATTACTCATAGTACAAACAGAACACAGTAAATGGCCAAGTTGTTCTGTAAACTCTTAAGGATGAGAATCCAAGTGCCATGGAAAGTGGACAATTTTGTTCTAGAGCAGAGATCTCCAGGCACCTACACTATTACTACATTTCATTAGACTCTGAAATGATACCACATCTTCACAGCTCTTATACAGTATCGtcattgttacattttatttgatCCTTTAGTGCACTGGCTGAGCCTTTTACTCTAAAACCCAAGGATATCTGGCACACTGTGGGCACTCAGGGAAACAAATGTGTACAGATGAGAAGGGCAGGTATcacttttgtgaaaaatgccatgcCAGACTACTCTGTGTAAGCTTATGAAATACTACAGTCAAGGTAGTACCAAGGTAGCAGCCCTTCCAAACTCCCttggaatgaaatgaaattgaatttattttgccACCACATCAATAGTTTGTTCAATTTTGCACAAAAGAATCTTTTTGCAAAGGAAAAATACTGGGTATCATCAATGCCTGAAAGCCTTATGTCTATAGGATAAATGTTACTGGACTTATCCTCACATGTATACATATCATGTTTGGGATTTAGTTTAATAGTACAACTGTGACAGTGACTGATGATAACTGCCCAGATCTGTGCCTTTACCGTGTGCCAAGTAGGATGATAGGCATCACTTAGTTTATGTTTGACCACAAGCTGAGAAGCAGGGATTATGAGGCCCACTCAGACAAGGGAGCTCAGAGAGCTGAAGGCACTAGCCTCAGGTCACACAGTCTCCATCCCTATACTCAGCACTGTATGCAATGATAGCAGGTACTTGGTGCCTGGTGGTTGACACTAATTTTGAGGAGCACTTTTTCCCAAGGTGTCCAGCCCTAGCCTTCAACATCCAGGAGGTACTGAATCCCATGGATGCTCTGAACTCAGAAAGTCAATTAGCTGAGGGCTTCTGTGGTCCAGTGTGACCCCTGACCTCACCAGCCTGCCTGCCCAACACTGGGGGATTGTGCATCTTACCTTTTCTCGGCCCATTCTATGATTGGGTCCCACTCGTTCTTTTGCAGTTCTACTAATGTCGCTGGTTCCTCCACCCTGTAGCTAATTCATTGTAAAAATAACCTTCAttaataaaaaagtataatttcttcattcagtaacagactgaaaaaatataaaaagcgaGAGCAGCAAAAAGACTTCTCAACTTCTCCCACCCAGCCCTACAAGTATTTCCCTAAAGCAGTAGATCTCAAAGGGTAGCCACGAGTCCATTGGCAGATCATCcgcctgggaacttgttagaaatgcctgatcccaggtcccacCCCAAACCTATGGAAAGCAGAACCTCTGGGGGTGGAGACCAGCAATCTGTgctttaacaagccctccaggggattctAATGCAAGCCTGAATTGGTGAACCATCATCTTAAATGTCCCCAGTCGTTTGACAGGTCAAGGCTTGTAGATCAATGCCATTCTAATAACCAATACTGCACCCCTAGATCCATACCCACCTGATCCTAGGATGCTGTGCCAGCTCAGTCACTGCATCCCTACCTCCCCTGAACCCTCCCAAGAGACTGTGCCCCTGGCCACAAATGCCTGTGAGCATCTCATGAGCCCGCATGGCTACAGATACAGCTGCTGGCGTGGATGCCTGATACCACCTGATGCCAGACTGTGCTACTTGTTTTGACAGAGACATAGAAATGGGAGTCACCTATGGAGAGTGAGAGCCAAGGCCTCAGTGGATGAGAAGCCAAGTGGGTACCATGGAAAGCCACACTGGTGtgagcagaaggaagaagggaggtcATGGGTGTGCAGGAAAATGGACTACTGAGATGAGTGGGATGTGGGGCAGCTCAGGATTCTAGAGCACCTGGGCCCGCAGACATGTGCTGCTCAACTACGTCTGCTGTTTTTCGAGCCTTCCTTCAATATCACTGACTATTTAGCTAAAGAACTTAGACATGTGGGTAGAATTCAGAAGTGGAAGGAGCCAGCTCCTGACATCAACAAGTAACTATCTGTGTGTGCAAGCTGACGAGTGAGGACAATTATGCCTACGTGAGAATGGACAGAAGTCCAAGATTGGAGGCCCCACTGGGGGTTGCCAATTGACCCCATTGGTCCTGGAGCCTGTAAGAGCTGCATATActaccaccccaccccagccctgacccAGGTACAGTTGTCAGGCTGCAGGAAAGGAGTGCCCAGTGCTCTGACACTGTGGCAGCCTGAGGAGCCTTCTCTCCCAGGGATACACAGGGCAGCTAAGTAGTGATGTCAAGCAGACCGCCTCCCTGCCCTGGGAGATAAAGGAGAAGGGTCTGCCTCTTCTTCTACTGATAAGGGTCTGGGCAAATGAGGCAAACAGCCCCAGGGACCCACTCACTGCAAGGGGAATGCCCATCTAAATGTCAATTACCAGATGGTGTCGGTGTCAAGAAACTTCACAGCCGCCCGGATCAGCTGGTCCTTGTTCCTCTGGGTAGGGTTGTCTAAAGATGTGTTGCACAACGTGGTCTGAATCAAGAGGCAAAAAGCCCTGTCACCACCACTGGGCACAGGCAAAAGCACTGCATTCCAGACAAATACTGCCTCCAACCCACACCAACACCCAGGGAGTGCTGAAACCAAACCAAAGCCCCTGACTCCAGGCATCTATACTACCTCAGCTGTAGCACATCTACTGAGCGCGTGCAAcagccaggctctgtgccaaaCGCTGTGTGTGACAGCCCATGGGCCCTAGGGATTCTCACAATGCCTCAGTATTAATGAACCGCCCCCAGGTTTCATGCTCTCCACTACCAGGCTCTgctgtatttcatttaatcctcatgacaccCTTTGGAATAGCTACTATTATTACAACCATTTCAGAGATGtagaaaccgaggctcagagaggtcagttACTAGACCTAAGCTACCCTTTGGTTTCCTGATCACCGTACAGAGCAGAATGAGCCAAACCAGAAGAAGGGTGACTTTGCCAGCTAGGATCCTTAGGTACTATGACAATTAGTTAGTAGTATGTCATAGTACAATTAGGTATTATGACAAAAGTAGTCATGTCACGCTAATTTCATCAGACAGCCAAAGGAGCAGGCTAGCCCGGTGGCAAGGTATGAAGACGCTGAGGACATCCGCCTGGGTCTGTATGTCAAGGCCAAGCACAGGAATGACCAGGACGACAACTCCGTTTCCAGGGTTGACTGAGTGCTAGCTCTATGCCAAGAACCACGCCAAAGACTTTCCAGGCATCACATTATCCCATCCTGACCACCGTGCTCACCTCTCGCAGATGGAGACACGGGACTGAGAAGGTGACAGTCTGGAGCCTGCAGAGCCTGGACCCGAAGAGTTTAGCCAGCCCCTTCCCCGGCCTGCTTCAGTGCCTCAGTGAGCCACCTGTATGTGGGATGGGGCACCAGCTTCAAGGGCAGCTGTCTCACCTCACCCACCTGGCCCCGTGGGTTCCTGCACTCAACGAATACTGCATGCCATCTGAACCTCGGGCCAGGGCCGGCTATGGACTAGCAAGAGAGATGTGGCCCTGCCCTTCTGTGCTCACAGGGTGGTGGAAGAGACAGACTATGAGCGTGCAAGCATAAAATGGACAAATACAAATTGCATAAGTGCtggcaaaacaaatgaacaggtgtcataaaagaaaataagagagctAGGCGGACAGGGAAGGTGACACCTATCCTGAGACCAGAGGAGGAACCAGCCATCCAGTATGGCGTTCTGAGCAGGGGAACTATGGGGGCCAAGCCAGGAGCGGAATGGACAGCATGTTCAAGGAGGCAAGTATGGCAGGAGTCCACCCCCGAGGGCCTTATCTGAATTTGGAAAGGAGTTGCAATTTTTGCCAGGTACCCTAGGAAGCCAGCGGCAGGCATCGGGGTATAGGTTCATGAACTTGTTACCAGGTGCATGGTGTAGAACTTGATGGTGTCCTGCTGGGAGTCCCATTCAGTGGCCACTGCAATGGCCAGGGCCTCGCTGGGGACAGTAAAGAGCTTGGCTTGGGGAGTTTTCAGCTTCCTGTGGTCCAGGTTTATCTCAAAGCCACCTTGAAAGATCAGATGAAAACCTCTCAGGGATTGTTAAGTGGAATCGAGTGACCATTCCTATATTTAGCTACTTGAATGGGTACAGACAAAGACAACTGTGAGTCCCTTCATGGAGGGCTTACAGAAACCCATCCAACAAAAGCACGAAGGGTAATCTCACCGCTGAAACCGGCTAGAGATGAAAAATGTTTCTATCcattcacagaataaaaaaaaaaaaaagaaagaaagaaaaagaggcagtCAAAATTTCAGACACTCACCTTCACCCTGTGTGATGCTGACATTCTGATAAAACCTCTTCCTTTCTGTAAAAGAGATTTTTCAAAAAGgcagttttaaaataacatcGAGACAGCTCAGGAAATGACAAGACCAGCTTGTGTCATTAC
This region includes:
- the ATPAF2 gene encoding ATP synthase mitochondrial F1 complex assembly factor 2; translated protein: MWRSCLRLRDAGCRLLTQPRGALAAPARPGPTPQAPARAYAPPTERKRFYQNVSITQGEGGFEINLDHRKLKTPQAKLFTVPSEALAIAVATEWDSQQDTIKFYTMHLTTLCNTSLDNPTQRNKDQLIRAAVKFLDTDTICYRVEEPATLVELQKNEWDPIIEWAEKRYDVEIGSSTSIMGPSIPARTREVLISHLASYNMWALQGIEFVVTQLKSMVLTLGLMDLHLTVEQAVLLSRLEEEYQIQKWGNIEWAHDYELQELRARTAAGTLFIHLCSESTTVKHKLLQQ